In a genomic window of Caloenas nicobarica isolate bCalNic1 chromosome 1, bCalNic1.hap1, whole genome shotgun sequence:
- the TSPAN33 gene encoding tetraspanin-33 isoform X2, with amino-acid sequence MARRAAGGLGPHGDDFSFVSPVVKYVLFFFNMLFWMISMVMVAVGVYARLLKHAEAAMACLAVDPAILLVVVGILTFLITFCGCVGSLRENICLLQTLAAGVLGFVFSDKARGKVSEIINGAIVHYRDDLDLQNLIDFGQKEFSCCGGVSYKDWSQNMYFNCTTTNPSRERCSVPFSCCLRDDSEAVINTMCGQGMQAMSYLEASAFIYTNGCIDKLVNWIHSNLFLLGGIALGLAVPQLVGILLAQILINQIRDQIKLQLYNQQHRADPWY; translated from the exons ATGGcgaggcgggcggcgggcggcctCGGTCCCCATGGGGACGATTTCTCCTTCGTCAGCCCGGTGGTGAAGTACGTGCTCTTCTTCTTCAACATGCTCTTCTGG ATGATCTCGATGGTGATGGTGGCGGTGGGGGTCTACGCGCGGCTGCTGAAGCACGCAG AGGCGGCGATGGCCTGCCTGGCGGTGGACCCCGCCATCTTGCTGGTCGTAGTGGGCATCCTCACCTTCCTCATCACCTTCTGCGGCTGCGTCGGCTCCTTGCGGGAGAACATCTGTCTGCTGCAGACG CTAGCAGCCGGCGTGCTGGGCTTCGTCTTCTCCGATAAG GCTCGTGGGAAGGTCAGCGAGATCATCAATGGTGCCATCGTGCATTACCGGGATGACCTTGACCTGCAGAACCTCATTGACTTTGGGCAGAAGGAG TTCAGCTGCTGCGGGGGTGTCTCCTACAAGGACTGGTCGCAGAACATGTACTTCAACTGCACCACCACCAACCCCAGCCGCGAGCGCTGCTCTGTGcccttctcctgctgcctgcGGGATGACAGCGAG GCTGTCATCAACACCATGTGCGGGCAGGGCATGCAGGCCATGAGCTACCTGGAGGCCAGCGCCTTCATCTACACCAACGGCTGCATTGACAAGCTGGTCAACTGGATCCACAGCAACCTCTTCCTGCTGGGAGGCATCGCCCTGGGGCTGGCTGTCCCCCAG CTGGTGGGCATCCTGCTGGCTCAGATCCTCATCAACCAGATCAGAGACCAGATTAAGCTGCAGCTCTACAACCAGCAGCACCGAGCAGACCCCTGGTACTGA
- the SMO gene encoding protein smoothened — MALPGGGWRWALALGMALALGGRRCPAAPLLNASAVPERCRRPAPCERLRYGACLGSALPYAATSTLLATDSASQEEAHGKLLLWSGLRNAPRCWDVIQPLLCAVYMPKCEDGQVELPSQTLCQATRAPCTIVERERGWPDFLKCTTDRFPEGCPNEVQNIKFNSSGQCEAPLVRTDNPKSWYEDVEGCGIQCQNPLFTEKEHREMHVYIAAFSSVTIFCTFFTLATFVADWRNSNRYPAVILFYVNACFFVGSIGWLAQFMDGARDEIVCRADGTMRLGEPTSNETLSCVIIFVIVYYSLMSGVIWFVMLTYAWHTSFKALGTTYQPLLGKTSYFHLITWSIPFVLTVAILAVAQVDGDSVSGICFVGYKNYRYRAGFVLAPIGLVLIVGGYFLIRGVMTLFSIKSNHPGLLSEKAASKINETMLRLGIFGFLAFGFVFITFGCHFYDFFNQAEWERSFREYVLCEANVTIATQTNKPIPDCEIKNRPSLLVEKINLFAMFGTGISMSTWVWTKATLLIWKRTWCRLTGQSDDQPKRIKKSKMIAKAFSKRKELLRDPGQELSFSMHTVSHDGPVAGLAFDINEPSADVSSAWAQHVTKMVARRGAILPQDISVTPVATPVPPEERANLWVVEADVSPELQKRSSRKKKRRKKKKEVCPSPEHCLGVPAAPLAPSTVPRLPRLPPQPCLVAFVPDVPLGPCQPEATFARGPWDGRRRANVFHLISNPFCPESGSAEDEHPGPSSGHRHHNGGPRWPPDPAPLPHGRGGMRTPGRRAGLAPIHSRTNLVDAELLDADSDF, encoded by the exons ATGGCGCTGCCGGGCGGCGGGTGGCGGTGGGCGCTGGCGCTGGGGATGGCGCTGGCCCTgggcggccgccgctgccccgccgccccgctgcTCAACGCCTCGGCCGTTCCCgagcgctgccgccgccccgcgccctgCGAGCGGCTCCGCTACGGCGCCTGCCTGGGCTCCGCGCTGCCGTACGCCGCCACCTCCACGCTGCTGGCGACCGATTCGGCTTCGCAGGAGGAGGCGCACGGGAAACTGCTGCTCTGGTCCG GCCTGCGCAACGCCCCGCGCTGCTGGGACGTcatccagcccctgctctgcgcCGTCTACATGCCCAAGTGTGAGGATGGGCAGGTGGAGCTGCCCAGCCAGACCCTCTGCCAGGCCACCCGCGCGCCCTGCACCATCGTGGAGCGCGAGCGCGGCTGGCCCGACTTCCTCAAGTGCACCACCGACCGCTTCCCCGAGGGATGCCCG AACGAGGTGCAGAACATCAAATTCAACAGCTCGGGGCAGTGCGAGGCACCGCTGGTGCGGACGGACAACCCCAAGAGCTGGTACGAGGATGTGGAGGGTTGTGGCATCCAGTGCCAGAACCCACTCTTCACCGAGAAGGAGCACCGCGAGATGCACGTCTACATCGCCGCCTTCAGCTCCGTCACCATCTTCTGTACCTTCTTCACCCTG GCCACATTTGTCGCCGACTGGAGGAACTCCAACCGCTACCCCGCTGTCATCCTCTTCTACGTCAATGCCTGCTTCTTCGTGGGCAGCATCGGCTGGTTGGCACAGTTCATGGATGGTGCCCGCGACGAGATCGTGTGCCGGGCTGACGGCACCATGCGGCTGGGGGAACCCAC CTCCAACGAGACGCTTTCCTGCGTCATCATCTTCGTCATCGTGTACTACTCGCTGATGTCGGGTGTCATCTGGTTCGTCATGCTGACCTACGCCTGGCACACCTCCTTCAAGGCGCTGGGCACCACCTACCAGCCGCTGCTGGGCAAGACCTCCTACTTCCACCTCATCACCTGGTCCATCCCCTTCGTCCTCACCGTGGCCATCCTGGCCGTGGCGCAG GTGGATGGTGACTCCGTCAGCGGCATCTGCTTCGTGGGGTACAAGAACTACCGCTACCGGGCCGGCTTTGTGCTGGCACCCATTGGGCTCGTCCTCATCGTGGGTGGCTATTTCCTCATCCGGG GGGTCATGACGCTCTTCTCCATCAAAAGCAACCACCCTGGGCTGCTGAGCGAGAAGGCGGCCAGCAAGATCAACGAGACCATGCTGCGGCTGG GCATCTTTGGCTTCTTGGCCTTCGGCTTCGTCTTCATCACTTTTGGCTGCCACTTCTATGACTTCTTCAACCAGGCGGAGTGGGAGCGCAGCTTCCGGGAATACGTCCT GTGCGAGGCCAACGTGACCATCGCCACGCAGACCAACAAGCCCATCCCGGACTGCGAGATCAAGAACCGTCCGAGTCTGCTCGTGGAGAAGATCAACCTCTTCGCCATGTTTGGTACTGGCATCTCCATGAGCACCTGGGTCTGGACCAAGGCCACCCTCCTCATCTGGAAACGCACTTGGTGCAG gtTGACAGGGCAGAGTGATGACCAGCCCAAAAGGATCAAGAAGAGCAAGATGATCGCGAAAGCCTTCTCCAAGCGCAAGGAGCTGCTGCGCGACCCGGGCCAGGAGTTGTCCTTCAGCATGCACACTGTGTCACACGACGGCCCCGTGG CCGGGTTAGCGTTCGACATCAACGAGCCGTCGGCTGATGTGTCCTCAGCGTGGGCGCAGCATGTCACCAAGATGGTGGCCAGGAGAGGAGCGATCCTGCCCCAGGACATCTCCGTGACACCCGTGGCAACACCTG TGCCACCGGAGGAGAGGGCCAACCTCTGGGTGGTGGAGGCCGATGTCTCTCCCGAGCTGCAGAAGCGCAGTAGCCGCAAGAAgaagcggaggaagaagaagaaggaggtgTGCCCGAGCCCCGAGCACTGCCTGggggtccccgcagcccccctgGCCCCCAGCACCGTCCCTCGGCTGCCTcggctgcccccccagccctgcctggtggCCTTtgtccctgatgtccccctGGGGCCCTGCCAGCCTGAAGCCACCTTCGCCAGGGGACCGTGGGATGGCCGCCGCAGAGCCAACGTCTTCCACCTCATCAGCAACCCCTTCTGCCCCGAGAGCGGTTCCGCAGAGGACGAGCACCCCGGCCCCAGCAGCGGGCACCGGCACCACAACGGGGGTCCCCGCTGGCCCCCTGACCCAGCGCCCCTGCCCCACGGCCGAGGGGGGATGAGGACTCCAGGCCGACGGGCTGGCTTGGCCCCCATCCACTCGCGGACCAACCTGGTGGACGCCGAGCTGCTGGACGCTGATTCGGACTTTTAA
- the TSPAN33 gene encoding tetraspanin-33 isoform X1, producing MARRAAGGLGPHGDDFSFVSPVVKYVLFFFNMLFWMISMVMVAVGVYARLLKHAEAAMACLAVDPAILLVVVGILTFLITFCGCVGSLRENICLLQTFSICLTIIFLLQLAAGVLGFVFSDKARGKVSEIINGAIVHYRDDLDLQNLIDFGQKEFSCCGGVSYKDWSQNMYFNCTTTNPSRERCSVPFSCCLRDDSEAVINTMCGQGMQAMSYLEASAFIYTNGCIDKLVNWIHSNLFLLGGIALGLAVPQLVGILLAQILINQIRDQIKLQLYNQQHRADPWY from the exons ATGGcgaggcgggcggcgggcggcctCGGTCCCCATGGGGACGATTTCTCCTTCGTCAGCCCGGTGGTGAAGTACGTGCTCTTCTTCTTCAACATGCTCTTCTGG ATGATCTCGATGGTGATGGTGGCGGTGGGGGTCTACGCGCGGCTGCTGAAGCACGCAG AGGCGGCGATGGCCTGCCTGGCGGTGGACCCCGCCATCTTGCTGGTCGTAGTGGGCATCCTCACCTTCCTCATCACCTTCTGCGGCTGCGTCGGCTCCTTGCGGGAGAACATCTGTCTGCTGCAGACG TTCTCCATCTGCCTGACCATCATCTTCCTCCTGCAGCTAGCAGCCGGCGTGCTGGGCTTCGTCTTCTCCGATAAG GCTCGTGGGAAGGTCAGCGAGATCATCAATGGTGCCATCGTGCATTACCGGGATGACCTTGACCTGCAGAACCTCATTGACTTTGGGCAGAAGGAG TTCAGCTGCTGCGGGGGTGTCTCCTACAAGGACTGGTCGCAGAACATGTACTTCAACTGCACCACCACCAACCCCAGCCGCGAGCGCTGCTCTGTGcccttctcctgctgcctgcGGGATGACAGCGAG GCTGTCATCAACACCATGTGCGGGCAGGGCATGCAGGCCATGAGCTACCTGGAGGCCAGCGCCTTCATCTACACCAACGGCTGCATTGACAAGCTGGTCAACTGGATCCACAGCAACCTCTTCCTGCTGGGAGGCATCGCCCTGGGGCTGGCTGTCCCCCAG CTGGTGGGCATCCTGCTGGCTCAGATCCTCATCAACCAGATCAGAGACCAGATTAAGCTGCAGCTCTACAACCAGCAGCACCGAGCAGACCCCTGGTACTGA